Proteins encoded in a region of the Coffea eugenioides isolate CCC68of chromosome 4, Ceug_1.0, whole genome shotgun sequence genome:
- the LOC113768591 gene encoding pentatricopeptide repeat-containing protein At1g25360, whose product MSATAAALAMVEETIHHVDRRAVANRYAAQLQLCCPHSPTSYTRARTIHGHMITSGFKPRGHILNRLIDVYCKSSNLGYAKKLFDRIPQPDVVARTTLIAAYSASGSPKLARAIFDGTPLRVRDTVIYNAMITCYSHNDDGNAAIRLFNDMRKNGFWPDNFTYTSVVSALALIADQEKHCGQLHCAVVKSGTGMVISVMNALISVYVKCAASPLVSASSLLGSARKLFDEMPVRDELSWTTIITGYVKNNELAAAREVFDGMEEKLVVAWNAMISGYAHKGYSSEALEMFRRMCLLGIKHDEYTYTSIISACAEAGLLLHGKQLHAHILRTEPTTGGEFSVSVSNSLMTFYWKCNKIDDARKIFDKAVVKDLVSWNAILSAYVSARRIREAKSFFDQMPEKNSLSWTVMIAGFAQNGFGEEGLKLFNQMRLNGIEQCDYAFAGAITSCAVLAALEHGRQLHTQLVLLGFDSSLSAGNALITMYARCGVVEAAHFLFLTMPYVDSVSWNAMIAALGQHGHGCQALRLFEDMLGEEIAPDRITFLTVLSACAHAGLVEEGSRLFNSMYEKFGISPGEDHYARYIDLLCRAGKLLEAKDVIHSMPFEPGAPIWEAFLAGCRNHRNIDLGVQAAERLFDLIPQHDGTYILLSNMFSSSGRWDDAAKVRKLMRDKGVKKEPACSWIEVDNKVHVFLVDDTVHPEVLAIYEYLKELGLRMRKLGYVPDTRFVLHDMESEQKEYALSTHSEKLAVVYGLLKLPPGATIRVYKNLRICGDCHNALKFMSLAEQRVIIVRDVKRFHHFRNGECSCGNYW is encoded by the coding sequence ATGAGTGCCACAGCTGCCGCCCTTGCCATGGTGGAGGAAACCATTCATCATGTTGACAGGCGTGCAGTTGCCAACCGCTACGCTGCCCAACTTCAGCTGTGCTGCCCCCACAGCCCCACCTCATATACCCGAGCCCGCACCATCCATGGCCACATGATAACTTCTGGGTTCAAGCCGCGTGGCCACATTCTCAACCGCTTGATTGATGTGTATTGTAAATCATCTAACCTTGGATACGCCAAGAAACTGTTTGATAGAATTCCCCAACCAGATGTTGTCGCAAGAACCACTTTAATAGCTGCATATTCTGCTTCTGGGAGTCCTAAGCTTGCAAGGGCTATTTTTGATGGGACACCTTTGCGGGTTCGGGATACAGTTATATATAATGCTATGATCACCTGCTATTCGCACAACGATGATGGCAATGCCGCAATTAGGCTGTTTAATGATATGAGAAAGAATGGTTTTTGGCCCGATAACTTTACATATACAAGTGTAGTTAGTGCTTTGGCTTTAATAGCTGATCAAGAAAAGCATTGCGGGCAGCTCCATTGTGCAGTTGTCAAGTCTGGAACTGGCATGGTAATCTCGGTGATGAATGCGCTTATATCGGTGTATGTAAAGTGTGCTGCATCGCCATTAGTGTCTGCCTCTTCTTTGTTGGGCTCAGCAAGGAAGTTATTTGATGAGATGCCTGTGAGGGATGAATTGTCCTGGACAACTATCATTACAGGATATGTGAAAAACAATGAGCTTGCTGCTGCTCGTGAAGTCTTTGACGGAATGGAGGAGAAATTGGTGGTTGCTTGGAATGCAATGATTTCAGGATATGCGCACAAGGGATATTCTTCTGAAGCATTAGAAATGTTTAGAAGGATGTGTCTGTTAGGCATTAAGCACGATGAATATACGTATACCAGTATCATTAGTGCCTGTGCGGAGGCTGGATTGCTTCTTCATGGAAAGCAGCTGCATGCTCACATTCTGCGAACAGAGCCCACAACTGGAGGGGAATTTTCAGTTTCTGTCAGCAATTCCCTGATGACATTCTACTGGAAATGTAATAAGATTGATGATGCCCGTAAAATATTTGACAAGGCTGTCGTTAAggatcttgtttcttggaatgcAATCTTATCAGCATATGTGAGCGCAAGAAGAATTAGAGAAGCAAAATCTTTTTTTGACCAGATGCCTGAGAAAAATTCTTTATCATGGACAGTTATGATAGCGGGATTTGCACAAAATGGGTTTGGAGAGGAAGGTTTGAAGCTGTTCAATCAGATGAGGTTAAATGGTATTGAACAGTGTGATTATGCTTTTGCTGGGGCAATTACTTCTTGTGCAGTGCTTGCAGCTTTAGAGCACGGGCGACAACTTCACACTCAGCTGGTGCTGCTTGGTTTTGATTCAAGCCTTTCAGCTGGAAATGCATTAATAACAATGTATGCCAGATGTGGTGTTGTTGAGGCAGCACACTTCTTGTTTCTTACCATGCCCTACGTGGATTCGGTATCTTGGAATGCAATGATAGCCGCCTTAGGCCAGCATGGACATGGCTGTCAGGCACTGAGACTTTTTGAAGACATGCTGGGTGAAGAAATAGCTCCTGATCGAATAACCTTCCTCACTGTTCTTTCTGCCTGTGCTCATGCGGGTTTGGTGGAAGAAGGAAGCCGCCTTTTTAATTCAATGTATGAGAAATTTGGAATAAGCCCTGGTGAAGATCATTATGCGCGTTATATTGATTTGTTGTGCCGAGCTGGAAAGTTATTAGAAGCAAAAGATGTAATTCATTCTATGCCTTTTGAGCCTGGGGCACCTATTTGGGAAGCTTTCCTTGCTGGTtgtcgaaatcatcgaaatatAGACTTAGGGGTTCAAGCTGCAGAGCGACTCTTTGATCTGATTCCGCAACATGATGGAACCTATATACTCTTGTCAAACATGTTCTCAAGTTCTGGTCGTTGGGATGATGCAGCCAAGGTGCGAAAATTGATGCGAGACAAAGGAGTTAAGAAAGAGCCTGCTTGTAGTTGGATTGAGGTTGATAACAAAGTGCATGTATTTTTGGTGGATGATACTGTACACCCTGAGGTACTAGCAATTTATGAGTATCTAAAAGAGTTAGGACTGAGAATGAGGAAACTGGGATATGTTCCAGACACAAGATTTGTCTTGCACGATATGGAGTCTGAACAGAAGGAGTACGCTCTGTCAACTCACAGCGAGAAGCTAGCAGTTGTTTATGGCCTGCTAAAACTTCCTCCTGGAGCCACAATTAGGGTTTATAAAAACCTTCGCATTTGTGGGGATTGCCATAACGCATTAAAGTTCATGTCACTCGCAGAGCAGAGAGTGATTATTGTGAGAGATGTGAAGAGATTTCATCACTTCAGGAATGGTGAATGCTCATGTGGTAATTACTGGTGA